One Thermoplasmata archaeon DNA segment encodes these proteins:
- a CDS encoding phosphoribosyltransferase has protein sequence MVDFPRCRVATWAEVDRWADEVAAQIRAVDRIPDTIVGLTRGGWVPARMLADRLSVKRLVSLRAQHWGVTATPQGKAELTEGLSGSVAGGNVLIADDITDTGESLALALEAVHAQRPKRAESATFLHISHARHKPTYFAEEIPKESWVWIVFPWNYWEDLGTLGTRAREINPSLEEIGQVLRERCGISIPAEHLEHVARLQGWE, from the coding sequence ATGGTCGACTTCCCCCGCTGCCGCGTCGCGACCTGGGCCGAGGTCGACCGGTGGGCGGATGAAGTCGCCGCGCAGATCCGGGCCGTCGATCGGATCCCCGACACGATCGTCGGGCTGACCCGGGGCGGCTGGGTTCCCGCGAGGATGCTCGCCGATCGGCTCTCCGTCAAGCGGCTCGTCTCGCTCCGCGCGCAACACTGGGGCGTCACGGCGACCCCCCAGGGGAAGGCCGAGCTCACGGAGGGATTGAGCGGCTCGGTCGCCGGGGGGAACGTGCTGATCGCGGACGACATCACCGACACGGGCGAGAGCCTCGCCCTCGCGCTCGAGGCCGTGCACGCCCAGCGGCCCAAGCGCGCGGAATCGGCGACGTTCCTCCATATCTCGCACGCCCGGCACAAGCCTACCTACTTCGCGGAGGAGATCCCGAAGGAGTCCTGGGTGTGGATCGTCTTCCCGTGGAACTATTGGGAGGACCTCGGCACGCTCGGGACCCGGGCGCGGGAGATCAACCCCAGCCTCGAGGAGATCGGGCAGGTCCTGCGCGAGCGCTGCGGGATCTCGATCCCCGCG